Proteins from one Gimesia maris genomic window:
- a CDS encoding helix-turn-helix domain-containing protein has product MTTICDEPRLLLNESEAAHLLNVCGRTLARMRNQGKLKFLKIGNAVRYSRADIEEFIESQAKTT; this is encoded by the coding sequence ATGACTACGATTTGCGATGAACCACGACTACTTTTGAATGAATCCGAAGCAGCGCACCTGCTCAACGTCTGCGGACGTACGCTTGCCCGGATGAGAAACCAGGGCAAACTCAAATTCCTGAAGATCGGCAATGCTGTGCGCTATTCACGCGCGGACATTGAAGAATTCATCGAATCACAAGCGAAGACCACCTAA
- a CDS encoding N-6 DNA methylase produces the protein MFEQTFKNIDDVLWKDAGCGSELDYVEQSSWVLFLKYLDDLERERESVASLSGKAFEPILRPEYRWGIWAMPRKDDGEIDHHAALTGDDLLDFVNQKLFPYLAKFKTSAESTDTIEYKIGEIFSELKNRLQSGYNLREVINLVDELRFQTSVEKHEMSHLYESKIQNMGNAGRNGGEYYTPRPLIRAIVKVINPQIGETIYDAAVGSAGFLVEAFDFLSDESNHGGKKLSHKDARILQQKTFTGKEKKSLAFIIGTMNMILHGIEAPNLIHTNSLTENLADIQEKDRFDICLANPPFGGKERKEVQQNFPIKTGETAFLFLQHFIKLLKAGGRAGIVIKNTFLSNSDNASVSLRKQLLESCDLHTILDLPGGTFTGAGVKTVVLFFEKGKATRKIWYYQLNPGRNLGKTNPLNEADLAEFVKLQPKKKESDNSWTVNIKDIDQTSFDLSVKNPNRDDEVVLRDPEEILDEITALDQEASEILETIRGLV, from the coding sequence TTGTTTGAACAGACCTTTAAAAATATTGATGATGTCCTCTGGAAAGACGCGGGCTGTGGGAGTGAGCTGGATTATGTGGAGCAGTCCTCATGGGTGCTGTTTCTGAAGTACCTGGACGACCTGGAACGCGAGCGGGAATCGGTGGCCAGCCTGTCCGGGAAAGCCTTTGAACCGATCCTGCGCCCGGAATACCGCTGGGGAATCTGGGCGATGCCCCGCAAGGACGATGGAGAAATCGACCATCACGCGGCCCTGACGGGCGATGATCTACTCGATTTTGTGAATCAGAAGCTGTTCCCCTATCTCGCCAAATTCAAGACGTCTGCCGAGAGTACGGACACCATCGAATACAAGATTGGCGAGATCTTCAGTGAGCTCAAGAACCGACTGCAGAGCGGTTACAATCTGCGCGAGGTGATCAATCTCGTTGATGAACTGCGGTTCCAGACGAGTGTCGAAAAGCACGAGATGTCTCACTTGTATGAGAGCAAGATTCAGAACATGGGGAACGCCGGTCGGAACGGGGGCGAATATTACACGCCCCGTCCCTTGATCCGGGCGATTGTCAAAGTGATCAATCCCCAGATCGGCGAGACCATCTATGATGCTGCCGTCGGCTCTGCGGGCTTCCTGGTCGAAGCGTTTGACTTTCTGAGCGATGAGTCAAATCACGGGGGTAAGAAACTCTCGCATAAAGACGCGCGGATACTGCAGCAGAAGACGTTCACCGGGAAGGAAAAGAAATCGCTGGCATTCATTATCGGCACCATGAATATGATCCTGCACGGGATCGAAGCCCCGAACCTGATTCACACCAACTCGCTCACGGAAAACCTGGCCGATATTCAGGAGAAGGATCGATTTGATATATGTCTGGCCAATCCGCCGTTCGGGGGCAAGGAACGCAAAGAGGTACAGCAGAACTTCCCGATCAAAACGGGGGAGACGGCGTTTCTGTTTCTGCAGCACTTTATCAAGCTGCTCAAAGCCGGGGGACGGGCAGGGATTGTGATTAAAAACACGTTCCTCTCAAACAGTGACAATGCCAGCGTCAGCCTGCGGAAGCAGTTGCTGGAAAGCTGCGACCTGCACACGATCCTTGATCTGCCGGGCGGGACGTTTACCGGGGCGGGAGTGAAAACGGTGGTCCTGTTTTTCGAGAAAGGGAAAGCAACCCGCAAAATCTGGTATTACCAGCTCAATCCGGGGCGCAATCTGGGAAAAACCAATCCCCTCAACGAAGCCGATCTGGCCGAGTTTGTAAAGCTGCAGCCTAAGAAGAAGGAGAGCGACAACTCCTGGACGGTTAATATCAAGGATATCGATCAGACGTCTTTTGATCTGTCAGTCAAGAATCCCAATCGGGACGATGAAGTTGTGCTGCGCGATCCGGAAGAGATCCTCGATGAGATTACAGCCCTGGATCAGGAAGCCTCTGAAATTCTGGAAACGATTCGGGGGTTGGTATGA
- a CDS encoding restriction endonuclease subunit S, with the protein MSDNYQKCRLGEICTLLNGRAYKKKELLDSGKYPVLRVGNFFTNRSWYYSDLELDDNKYCEEGDLLYAWSASFGPRIWSGPKVIYHYHIWKVQLDESKVNKNFLCYWFGWDSEKIRSEQGTGTTMIHVTKGSMEDRELCLPPLSEQKRIVAILDEAFGAIARAKENAARNLANARELFDSYLNRVFTEKGEGWEEKKLSEIAKTFGRGKSRHRPRNDKSLYGGEYPFIQTGEIRNANHYITKFTQTYNEKGLAQSKLWPVGTLCITIAANIAETAILTFDACIPDSVIGLVCDPEKANVDFVEYLLQNFKSGLQAEGKGSAQDNINMGTFERMLFPFPSVSEQEKIVCELNAIAESCNNLSPIYQQKLTALDELKQSLLQKAFTGQLTSKTKELELVP; encoded by the coding sequence ATGAGTGACAATTACCAAAAATGCAGGCTGGGTGAAATCTGTACTCTCCTGAATGGCCGAGCCTACAAAAAAAAAGAACTGCTTGATAGCGGGAAATATCCTGTCCTGCGTGTTGGGAATTTCTTCACCAACCGTTCATGGTACTACTCTGATTTAGAGCTGGATGATAACAAATATTGCGAGGAAGGAGACTTGCTTTATGCGTGGTCAGCTTCTTTTGGTCCTCGAATATGGAGTGGGCCAAAAGTTATATACCATTACCATATTTGGAAAGTACAACTCGATGAATCAAAAGTAAATAAGAACTTTCTCTGTTACTGGTTTGGATGGGATTCTGAAAAAATCAGATCTGAGCAGGGCACCGGTACTACCATGATCCATGTCACAAAAGGATCAATGGAAGATCGAGAACTATGTCTTCCCCCCCTATCTGAGCAAAAGCGAATTGTGGCGATTCTCGATGAAGCGTTTGGGGCGATTGCCAGAGCGAAGGAGAACGCCGCGCGGAATCTCGCCAACGCCCGCGAACTGTTTGACAGCTATCTCAATCGGGTGTTTACCGAGAAAGGTGAGGGATGGGAAGAAAAAAAGTTGAGTGAAATTGCCAAGACATTTGGACGTGGCAAATCACGACATAGGCCAAGGAATGACAAATCTCTTTATGGTGGAGAATATCCCTTCATCCAAACAGGTGAGATTAGGAACGCCAATCATTACATAACTAAATTCACACAGACATATAACGAAAAGGGACTCGCTCAAAGCAAGCTCTGGCCTGTGGGGACACTGTGCATAACAATTGCGGCTAATATTGCTGAGACTGCGATTCTAACATTTGATGCTTGTATACCAGACAGCGTAATCGGTTTAGTTTGTGATCCTGAAAAGGCAAATGTTGATTTTGTTGAATATTTATTACAGAACTTTAAATCAGGATTACAAGCAGAAGGAAAAGGTTCTGCGCAAGATAATATCAATATGGGGACATTTGAGCGAATGCTTTTTCCATTTCCGAGTGTTTCTGAGCAAGAGAAGATTGTTTGTGAATTGAACGCTATAGCGGAATCGTGCAATAATCTTTCTCCCATTTACCAGCAGAAACTTACTGCTCTTGATGAATTAAAACAGTCCCTCCTGCAAAAAGCATTCACAGGACAGCTCACCAGCAAAACAAAAGAACTGGAGCTCGTGCCATGA
- the hsdR gene encoding EcoAI/FtnUII family type I restriction enzme subunit R has translation MNEAETRAELIDPALAAAGWNSIEDALVRREFPITDGRIQIGGRRGKQLIADYVLIYRGCRLAVVEAKSDEKTAADGVAQAKEYAKRLDTQTTFATNGNEIYQICMQTGTEGTVNRFPTPQELWDKTFAESNAWRDKFHRQPLNLGGGLWQPRYYQANAINRVTDAIADEKQRVLLTMATGTGKTAVAFEIAWKLFQTRWNLKRDGTRRPRILFLADRNVLANQAFNAFSAFPEDALVRISPGEIAKKGKVPTNGSIFFTIFQTFMSGPGETAYFGDYPADYFDLIIIDECHRGGASDESSWRDILEYFSPAVQLGLTATPKRKNNVDTYDYFGKPVYEYSLKEGINDGFLTPFRVKRIKTTLDEYIYSPDDEIIQGQVEQNKQYKEEDFNRVIEIREREAYRVKILLEEADQKQKTIIFCKTQLHAAVVRDLINQNKDSNNPDYCARVTADDGILGEQALREFQDNEKTIPTVLTTSQKLSTGVDARNVRNIVLMRPVNDMIEFKQIVGRGTRTFEGKDYFTIYDFVNIFDHFADPEWDGDPIDPDVCENCGSYPCQCEKQPKLCKKCGERPCVCEKEPCAECGEIPCKCVKTVKITLGQGKTRQLKHMTETSFWDADGQPVTAEMFIQQLFGKLPEYYSSEQELRDIWSDPTTRKGLLERLDEAGYSIESLKTLRDLVADPKSDLFDVLEYVSFEVSPITRAERVKAAESVIFESLSPEQREFVEFVLSRYIEDGEEALDQEVLPELLKLKYEAIQDAIAALGSTDNINSTFIDFQKYLYSVLSA, from the coding sequence ATGAATGAAGCCGAGACCAGAGCGGAACTGATCGACCCGGCTTTAGCGGCGGCGGGCTGGAATAGTATCGAAGACGCACTGGTGCGGCGGGAGTTCCCGATCACAGACGGGCGTATTCAGATCGGGGGACGTCGGGGCAAGCAACTGATTGCAGATTATGTACTGATCTACAGGGGCTGCAGGCTGGCAGTAGTGGAAGCCAAGAGCGACGAAAAGACCGCTGCGGACGGCGTCGCGCAGGCGAAGGAATACGCCAAGCGACTGGATACGCAAACCACGTTTGCCACGAATGGAAACGAGATCTATCAGATCTGTATGCAGACGGGAACGGAGGGAACGGTTAACCGCTTTCCTACTCCGCAGGAACTGTGGGACAAGACGTTTGCCGAGTCGAACGCATGGCGGGACAAGTTCCATCGTCAACCGCTGAATCTGGGGGGCGGACTCTGGCAGCCCCGCTACTATCAGGCGAACGCCATCAACCGCGTGACCGATGCGATTGCCGACGAAAAACAACGCGTCCTGCTGACGATGGCAACCGGGACGGGGAAAACGGCGGTAGCGTTTGAGATCGCCTGGAAGCTGTTCCAGACGCGCTGGAATCTCAAGCGGGACGGGACACGCCGTCCCCGGATTTTGTTTCTGGCAGACCGCAACGTACTCGCCAATCAGGCATTCAACGCGTTCTCTGCCTTTCCGGAAGATGCCCTGGTCCGCATCAGTCCGGGGGAGATTGCGAAAAAAGGGAAAGTGCCGACCAATGGCAGTATTTTCTTTACGATCTTCCAGACCTTTATGAGCGGCCCTGGTGAGACTGCCTACTTCGGGGATTATCCAGCCGACTATTTCGATCTGATCATCATTGACGAATGCCATCGGGGTGGGGCGTCTGATGAAAGTTCCTGGCGCGACATTCTGGAATACTTCTCGCCTGCAGTTCAACTGGGACTGACGGCGACCCCCAAACGCAAAAATAACGTCGATACCTACGATTACTTTGGGAAGCCGGTCTATGAGTATTCGCTGAAAGAGGGGATCAACGACGGCTTTCTGACCCCATTCCGCGTCAAACGCATCAAGACGACACTGGATGAATACATCTATTCCCCCGATGACGAAATCATTCAGGGACAAGTGGAGCAGAACAAGCAATATAAAGAAGAAGACTTCAATCGGGTGATCGAGATCCGGGAGCGGGAAGCGTACCGCGTGAAGATCCTTCTGGAAGAAGCAGACCAGAAGCAGAAAACGATTATCTTCTGCAAAACGCAGCTGCACGCGGCGGTAGTACGGGACCTGATCAATCAGAATAAAGACAGTAACAATCCCGATTATTGCGCTCGGGTGACGGCGGATGATGGCATCTTAGGCGAACAGGCGCTGCGCGAGTTCCAGGATAACGAGAAGACGATCCCGACCGTCCTCACAACATCTCAGAAGCTATCTACGGGCGTCGATGCCCGCAATGTGCGAAATATCGTCCTGATGCGTCCGGTCAATGATATGATCGAATTCAAGCAGATTGTGGGACGGGGAACGCGGACGTTTGAGGGGAAAGACTATTTCACGATTTACGACTTCGTGAACATCTTCGATCACTTCGCCGATCCGGAATGGGACGGCGACCCGATTGATCCCGACGTCTGCGAGAACTGCGGTTCCTATCCCTGCCAGTGCGAGAAGCAGCCTAAACTTTGCAAGAAGTGTGGTGAGCGCCCCTGCGTCTGCGAAAAAGAGCCCTGCGCGGAATGCGGCGAGATCCCTTGTAAGTGCGTCAAAACGGTCAAGATTACACTGGGACAGGGGAAAACGCGTCAGCTCAAACACATGACCGAAACCTCATTCTGGGACGCTGACGGGCAGCCTGTCACCGCTGAGATGTTCATTCAACAACTGTTCGGCAAGCTGCCTGAGTATTATTCCTCAGAACAGGAACTGCGCGATATCTGGAGCGATCCGACGACCCGCAAGGGACTGCTCGAACGCCTGGACGAGGCAGGGTATAGCATCGAGTCTCTGAAAACCCTGCGCGACCTGGTCGCCGATCCCAAGTCTGACTTGTTCGACGTGCTGGAATACGTCTCATTCGAAGTCTCACCAATCACCAGAGCAGAACGCGTGAAAGCTGCCGAGTCAGTGATCTTTGAAAGCCTGTCACCAGAGCAACGCGAGTTTGTGGAGTTTGTGCTTTCCCGTTACATCGAAGACGGCGAAGAAGCCCTGGATCAGGAAGTCCTGCCGGAACTGCTCAAACTGAAATACGAAGCCATCCAGGACGCCATCGCTGCCCTTGGAAGCACAGACAACATCAACAGCACGTTTATAGATTTCCAGAAGTATCTGTATTCGGTGCTGTCTGCTTGA
- a CDS encoding NYN domain-containing protein: protein MSEEIKSKKQRTVIYIDGFNLYFGMKDNGWKRYYWLDLWKFGEAISQDREVISVKYFTAIVSKPAAKNVRQRKFISAQKTLNNPPDIIKGKYYSKTKHCLSCEEPYERHEEKMTDVNIATHLVNDAWLDLYDVAIVVSGDSDLSTPIRTVNNQFEDKKVIVGFPPNRHSKQLKGLGSWFPIHESTFKKCQLPDVIEREGKQALTRPDRWK from the coding sequence ATGAGTGAGGAAATCAAGTCCAAAAAGCAAAGAACCGTTATATATATCGACGGTTTCAATCTCTATTTTGGGATGAAAGATAATGGATGGAAAAGATACTATTGGCTGGACTTATGGAAATTTGGAGAAGCGATATCTCAAGACAGAGAGGTCATAAGTGTCAAATATTTCACGGCAATCGTATCGAAACCGGCAGCTAAAAACGTTAGGCAAAGGAAGTTTATCAGCGCCCAGAAAACGCTGAACAACCCTCCCGATATTATCAAAGGAAAATATTATTCCAAGACTAAGCACTGTTTAAGCTGCGAAGAACCATATGAAAGACACGAAGAAAAAATGACAGATGTCAATATTGCCACCCATTTAGTAAATGACGCCTGGCTGGATCTGTATGATGTGGCAATAGTTGTTAGTGGTGATAGTGACCTCTCTACTCCAATAAGAACTGTTAATAATCAATTCGAGGACAAGAAAGTAATTGTAGGCTTCCCACCAAACAGACACTCCAAACAATTGAAAGGATTGGGAAGTTGGTTTCCTATTCATGAAAGCACGTTCAAAAAATGCCAACTTCCAGATGTAATCGAACGAGAAGGAAAGCAGGCACTTACTCGACCTGATAGGTGGAAATAA
- a CDS encoding helix-turn-helix domain-containing protein, translating into MTTTLNNSNSFDTNDGVRAYVEQSLKMLDQVVEQVIPKDDVDNFKELLDIFFAAEDKEEKQEAFEGLVEILMQEPITVSRLDLDHEPGEEIQKWMNFVGKKIHRYRKAAKMSQEVLSEKTGLPQSHISRLESGKHSPSNATLKKIAAALDIEIKLLDPSA; encoded by the coding sequence ATGACCACCACTCTCAATAACTCAAACTCATTTGATACAAATGATGGTGTGAGAGCTTATGTTGAGCAATCTCTCAAAATGCTTGATCAAGTTGTAGAGCAAGTTATTCCTAAAGATGATGTGGACAATTTTAAAGAACTTCTGGACATTTTCTTTGCCGCAGAAGATAAAGAAGAAAAGCAGGAAGCATTTGAAGGCTTAGTTGAAATTCTCATGCAGGAACCTATTACGGTTTCACGACTGGATTTAGATCATGAACCAGGAGAAGAGATTCAAAAATGGATGAATTTTGTTGGCAAAAAAATTCACCGTTATAGAAAAGCAGCAAAGATGTCTCAAGAAGTTCTGTCAGAAAAAACTGGCCTTCCACAGAGTCATATCAGCCGACTTGAAAGCGGCAAACACAGCCCATCAAATGCTACTCTTAAAAAAATCGCAGCCGCTCTTGACATTGAAATAAAGCTGCTTGATCCATCTGCTTGA
- a CDS encoding GNAT family N-acetyltransferase, producing the protein MSDVIELNETDALNDFQSDWSRLLPLTPGGTFFRSREWLQVYWKHFAADQKLRVLVVRENGEVTGIVPLCWKKIKSKFGACRILTYPFDDWGSFYGPVSADQESTLGSAFQYLQNSRRDWDLIDLRCVETDGFDGGATERAFQAENMEFEKFLWEQAMYVDLSQSWEEYLAARPRKARQTYARAERNLQAQGEIEHLRYRPRGEAFGESDPRWDLYEMCEQIAAKSWQGSSTTGTTITHANVSQFFRDTYENAVRAGAFDLNLIFLSGQPAAFSYNFVQNGLINGLRMGYNPEVSDQGLGRLLVGRILHDSMDRGDLLLDVGTGAPEAKKYWYTSVENSYRYVYYSPASSIGNVLRLSHQVASWFRDRFGSSDTSLQLDLQHQKVPVNRR; encoded by the coding sequence ATGTCCGATGTAATTGAACTGAACGAGACCGACGCCTTAAATGATTTTCAGAGTGACTGGAGCAGGCTGCTTCCCCTCACGCCAGGGGGGACGTTTTTTCGGTCTCGGGAATGGCTGCAGGTTTACTGGAAACATTTTGCTGCCGATCAGAAACTACGCGTACTGGTAGTGCGTGAGAATGGTGAAGTCACGGGCATTGTGCCTCTCTGCTGGAAAAAGATCAAATCCAAATTCGGGGCCTGTCGGATCTTAACATATCCTTTTGATGACTGGGGGAGTTTCTATGGTCCGGTTTCGGCTGACCAGGAATCAACGCTAGGGTCCGCTTTTCAATATCTCCAGAACTCCCGCCGAGACTGGGATCTGATTGACCTGCGGTGTGTGGAAACAGATGGATTTGATGGGGGGGCGACAGAGCGGGCATTCCAGGCAGAAAATATGGAGTTTGAAAAATTCCTGTGGGAACAGGCGATGTATGTGGATCTCAGTCAGTCGTGGGAAGAGTATCTGGCGGCCCGTCCCCGTAAGGCCCGTCAGACTTATGCGCGGGCGGAGAGAAACCTGCAGGCCCAGGGAGAGATTGAGCATCTGCGGTATCGTCCTCGCGGCGAAGCATTTGGAGAGAGTGATCCCCGGTGGGACCTCTATGAAATGTGCGAACAGATCGCCGCCAAAAGCTGGCAGGGATCTTCTACGACAGGTACTACAATCACACATGCGAATGTGAGCCAGTTTTTTCGCGATACCTACGAAAACGCTGTACGAGCCGGGGCGTTCGATTTGAACCTGATCTTTCTTTCCGGTCAGCCGGCTGCGTTCAGTTATAATTTCGTCCAGAACGGTTTGATCAACGGTTTGCGAATGGGCTATAACCCTGAGGTCTCCGATCAGGGACTGGGCCGTCTGCTGGTGGGGCGCATCCTGCATGACAGTATGGATCGGGGAGATCTGCTTCTGGATGTCGGGACAGGTGCCCCGGAAGCCAAGAAGTACTGGTACACATCGGTCGAAAACAGCTATCGCTATGTGTATTACTCTCCTGCGTCTTCGATTGGAAATGTCTTACGCCTGAGTCACCAGGTGGCTTCCTGGTTCCGAGATCGATTTGGCAGCAGTGATACCAGCCTGCAGCTCGATTTACAGCACCAGAAAGTGCCCGTTAATCGACGCTGA
- a CDS encoding GNAT family N-acetyltransferase — MSDVIELNEIDALTAYRSDWQRLLRVTPGGTFFRSLEWLQVYWKHFAEDQTLRVLVVRDGEQVTGIVPLCVRRIKSKFGLCRILTFPFDDWGSFYGPVSADLTKTLCTALDYIQHSRRDWDLLDLRCVDSTGFECGATEQALKSMNVSFETLMWCQTAYVDLKQNWEQYLGSRSTRARKTYLCSEKRVQQEGNVKYLRYRPAGAAAGESDPRWDLYDQCEEIARQSWQGRSTTGTTLSHASVAPFIRDVHERAVQAGAVDLNMLFVAGRPAAFNYNYVYNGLVYSLRMGFDPGVSVKGAGCVLMGRMIQDSMLRGDRILDIGPGSLKAKQNWYTSVENSYRYVHYSATSVTAKLMQLSHQFADWYRDRFSNEAVDVRKVTESSKLSATSR, encoded by the coding sequence ATGTCAGATGTAATTGAATTGAATGAGATTGATGCCCTTACCGCCTATCGGTCAGACTGGCAGCGATTACTCAGAGTGACTCCGGGGGGAACATTTTTCCGGTCACTGGAATGGTTACAGGTTTACTGGAAACATTTTGCAGAAGATCAGACATTAAGAGTGCTAGTTGTACGAGATGGGGAACAGGTGACGGGAATCGTTCCTCTCTGTGTGCGTCGTATTAAATCAAAGTTTGGCCTCTGCCGGATTCTAACATTTCCGTTTGATGACTGGGGCAGTTTTTATGGTCCGGTGTCCGCTGATCTGACAAAGACGTTATGCACTGCTTTAGATTATATTCAGCATTCCCGGCGCGACTGGGATTTACTTGATCTGCGGTGCGTGGACAGTACCGGCTTTGAGTGTGGGGCGACAGAACAGGCGTTAAAGTCCATGAATGTTTCATTTGAAACACTCATGTGGTGTCAGACTGCCTATGTTGATCTGAAACAGAACTGGGAGCAGTATCTGGGTTCCCGCTCGACCAGAGCCCGTAAGACGTACCTGTGTTCTGAAAAACGCGTGCAGCAGGAAGGGAATGTGAAATATCTCAGATACCGGCCTGCTGGCGCAGCGGCTGGAGAAAGTGATCCCCGCTGGGATTTATACGACCAGTGTGAGGAGATTGCCCGTCAGAGCTGGCAGGGGAGATCAACTACGGGGACTACACTGTCTCATGCGAGCGTCGCGCCGTTTATCCGTGACGTGCATGAACGGGCCGTTCAGGCTGGCGCTGTCGATCTGAATATGTTGTTTGTTGCAGGTCGCCCCGCCGCTTTTAATTATAATTATGTTTATAACGGACTTGTTTACTCCCTGCGGATGGGCTTTGATCCCGGTGTTTCCGTCAAAGGCGCAGGTTGCGTGCTGATGGGGCGGATGATTCAAGACAGCATGCTGCGGGGAGACCGGATTCTGGATATTGGTCCGGGGTCACTGAAAGCCAAGCAGAACTGGTACACATCAGTAGAGAACAGTTACCGCTATGTGCATTATTCTGCGACTTCCGTCACTGCCAAACTGATGCAGCTCAGTCATCAGTTTGCCGACTGGTACCGAGACCGGTTTTCAAATGAAGCCGTGGATGTGAGGAAAGTTACAGAAAGTTCTAAATTATCAGCTACCTCGCGTTGA
- the msrA gene encoding peptide-methionine (S)-S-oxide reductase MsrA, with product MTISQLPLLFFIGLSLTTLFALISGCEKSVSMEDRPVALAEELSQPRETPVAQEDGGLEVVTLGSGCFWCTEAVFRELKGVKSAVSGYSGGKVDNPTYKAVCSGTTGHAEVIQVTFDPQQIAFTDILKAFWETHDPTTLNRQGADVGTQYRSAIFYHNEKQKEEAASYKKQLDASGQFKSPIVTEITKFEKFYPAENYHQDYFKLNPENQYCQYVIRPKLEKFRSKFADKLKKAEPEKE from the coding sequence ATGACGATTTCACAATTACCGCTCCTGTTTTTCATTGGTTTATCGCTCACCACACTCTTCGCATTGATCAGCGGTTGTGAGAAATCCGTTTCCATGGAAGACCGCCCGGTCGCCCTCGCCGAAGAGTTGTCTCAACCCCGGGAAACTCCCGTTGCACAGGAAGACGGAGGCCTGGAAGTCGTCACACTGGGCTCAGGCTGCTTCTGGTGCACGGAAGCCGTCTTTCGCGAGCTGAAAGGTGTCAAATCAGCGGTTTCAGGCTACTCCGGCGGCAAAGTCGATAACCCAACCTACAAAGCCGTCTGTAGTGGCACAACAGGCCACGCAGAAGTCATTCAGGTCACATTCGATCCGCAGCAGATTGCCTTTACCGACATCCTCAAAGCCTTCTGGGAAACACATGACCCCACGACCTTAAATCGCCAGGGTGCTGATGTAGGCACTCAATACCGTTCCGCCATTTTCTATCACAATGAAAAACAAAAAGAAGAAGCCGCCTCTTATAAAAAACAGCTTGATGCGTCAGGCCAGTTTAAGAGCCCGATCGTGACGGAAATCACCAAGTTTGAAAAATTCTATCCGGCAGAAAATTATCACCAGGACTACTTCAAACTCAATCCGGAAAACCAGTACTGCCAGTACGTGATTCGACCTAAACTGGAAAAGTTTCGCAGCAAATTCGCTGATAAACTGAAGAAAGCGGAACCTGAGAAAGAATGA
- a CDS encoding acyltransferase family protein has translation MTTPTVLELPEAPDLRQQTQSVSLQNQSASTRFYYMDSMRSILMMLGVVLHGALIYSSGDHWIISDTHKSEFFAILDSVIHAFRMPAFFIIAGFFSMMSLKKYGIGTFTRVRLTRILVPLFCTALFINSIELYFRTTILQHNPMTVAHFLTQVLPQKWIVGEWVSHLWFLLTLVQFFAVGIILFALKNHFSRFSHFDRYLGGLRKNCYFLFLLPLADISWSVAARLAPDIFHGSLFCGLLNLEDFMIYLPYYLVGLWLFHDRLLQNEFHTIARWEWSALVLAILTHHLLENAHGLSQESFLRIYSTGLTFALSSHICYVLFYKFMNRDSPVFRYLSDASYSIYLFHHLCVIVIGYLLLNVQIAIGYKFLTVELATIAITLSIHHFLILRFKTLRFMFNGK, from the coding sequence ATGACCACCCCCACCGTGCTGGAACTCCCGGAAGCACCCGATTTGCGTCAACAGACACAGTCGGTCAGTCTTCAAAACCAGTCAGCTTCTACTCGTTTTTACTACATGGACTCGATGCGTTCGATTTTGATGATGCTGGGAGTCGTACTGCATGGTGCGTTAATCTATTCGTCGGGTGACCACTGGATCATATCAGACACCCATAAATCCGAGTTTTTTGCCATCCTAGACTCTGTGATCCATGCCTTTCGTATGCCGGCATTTTTCATTATCGCCGGTTTTTTCTCGATGATGAGTCTTAAAAAATATGGCATTGGTACATTTACTCGCGTCCGTCTGACCCGCATCCTGGTGCCACTCTTCTGTACGGCTCTATTCATCAATTCTATTGAGTTGTATTTCCGCACGACGATTCTCCAGCATAATCCCATGACGGTCGCTCATTTTTTAACACAAGTTCTTCCCCAGAAATGGATTGTCGGCGAATGGGTTTCGCACCTCTGGTTCCTGTTAACGCTGGTGCAGTTTTTCGCGGTGGGGATCATACTGTTCGCTTTGAAAAATCATTTCAGCAGGTTCTCTCATTTTGATCGCTATCTCGGCGGTCTGCGAAAAAACTGCTATTTTCTATTTTTACTTCCACTGGCTGACATCTCCTGGTCCGTCGCTGCCCGACTGGCCCCTGATATATTCCATGGGTCCCTGTTTTGTGGACTCTTAAATCTAGAAGATTTCATGATCTATCTCCCCTACTACCTGGTAGGGCTCTGGCTTTTTCATGACCGACTTCTGCAGAATGAATTTCATACCATCGCCCGCTGGGAATGGAGCGCACTGGTTCTGGCGATTCTGACACATCATCTACTGGAAAACGCCCACGGTTTGAGCCAGGAAAGTTTTCTGCGGATCTATTCGACAGGCCTGACATTTGCTCTCTCCAGCCACATCTGTTACGTCCTGTTTTATAAATTCATGAACCGGGACTCCCCGGTCTTCCGCTATCTGTCCGATGCATCCTATTCGATTTACCTGTTTCATCACCTGTGTGTCATCGTGATCGGATATCTGCTGCTCAATGTACAGATTGCGATTGGCTACAAATTTCTTACAGTCGAACTGGCAACGATTGCTATTACGCTATCAATTCATCATTTTCTGATCTTACGATTTAAAACGCTGCGATTTATGTTCAACGGTAAATAA